From Aythya fuligula isolate bAytFul2 chromosome 20, bAytFul2.pri, whole genome shotgun sequence, a single genomic window includes:
- the KCTD7 gene encoding BTB/POZ domain-containing protein KCTD7 gives MVVVTGQGRASRDPDEAMSSSEAEDEFQEPATPTATQAGEALPLLPQQFPEVVPLNVGGTHFTTRLSTLRRYEDTMLAAMFSGRHYIPTDAEGRYFIDRDGTYFGDILNFLRSGDLPPRERVRSVYKEAQYYSIGPLLDYLEDVQPLKGEKVRQAFLGLMPYYKDHLERIIEIAKLRAMQRKARFAKLKVCVFKEEMPITPYECPHFNSLRFERSESETKLFEHHCEVDVSFGPWEAVADVYDLLHCIVTDLSDRGITVDHQCIGVCDKHLINHYYCKRPIYEFKITWCLHIQMYWLMYGEIAGK, from the exons ATGGTGGTTGTcacagggcagggcagagccagccGAGACCCGGATGAGGCCATGTCGAGCTCGGAGGCGGAGGATGAGTTCCAGGAGCCGGCCACCCCCACCGCAACCCAGGCGGGAGAAGcgctgccgctgctgccgcAGCAG tttccagAAGTTGTCCCACTAAATGTAGGAGGCACGCATTTTACAACGCGACTGTCAACGCTGAGACGTTACGAGGATACAATGCTGGCGGCTATGTTCAGCGGAAGACACTATATTCCAACCGACGCCGAGGGCAGATACTTCATAGACAGAGATGGAACTTACTTTGG AGACATACTTAACTTTCTGCGATCCGGTGACCTGCCACCAAGAGAGCGAGTGAGGTCAGTTTACAAGGAAGCTCAGTATTATTCCATAGGACCATTGCTAGACTATCTGGAGGATGTCCAGCCtcttaaaggagaaaaagttaGACAAGCTTTCCTGGGCCTAATGCCATATTACAAAG ATCATTTGGAACGGATAATTGAAATAGCAAAGCTTAGAGCtatgcaaagaaaagcaaggttTGCAAAACTGAAAGTTTGTGTCTTCAAAGAGGAGATGCCCATCACTCCTTATGAATGCCCCCATTTCAATTCTTTACGTTTTGAAAGAAGTGAAAGCGAGACGAAGCTTTTTGAACATCACTGCGAAGTAGATGTATCTTTTGGACCTTGGGAGGCTGTAGCTGATGTTTATGACCTTCTGCACTGTATTGTGACAGACCTGTCTGACAGAGGGATAACTGTGGATCATCAGTGTATTGGGGTGTGTGATAAACACCTGATAAATCACTATTACTGCAAGCGTCCTATCTATGAGTTCAAGATCACTTGGTG CCTTCATATTCAAATGTACTGGTTGATGTATGGAGAAATAGCTGGGAAGTAA